A stretch of Acidobacteriota bacterium DNA encodes these proteins:
- a CDS encoding glycosyltransferase family 39 protein → MPTRARLLVPVLLALFAAQAATAVSTKSATWDETNYFGMGDYLLSHQQWDVPSAPIHPPLAYYLDSLPLLWEDLDRRVWNYSAEPSKDLAFLGAADIARGQALLSSEANRDDRLLNRARFMVILQALLLGYVVYRVAAALYGLAAGLIALAFFALCPNMLAHGALITPDMTLTVFCFTTMALFRQALVHDTRRYHVLSGISLGLALLSKFPALLLLPVEAIILGFMAFGGRRLPIKGLLLSAACTIAVFLVGYGLNPQPYLQGLTIQSSAAGHWSYLMGQLSSEGWWYYIFVAFLLKTPIPLLLCFGGALFLVMAKLFRRTITLDDLILWLPIVAFFAFFSVELRSIGLRYVLPVYPFIFVVAAGALMHLSSRFKFLLILPLLWYPVTAWTTWPHHLAYFNEFAGGPAHGYRYLVDSNLDWGQDLKGLKQFMDSRGIDRVYLSYFGTDSPDRYGIKYDWLPSYQLRNPNPAATSINIQRKSYVAISVTNLQGVYLEPQTMFRWLDKYTPVARIGHSIFVYYID, encoded by the coding sequence ATGCCCACACGCGCGCGGCTGCTCGTACCTGTCCTGCTCGCCCTGTTCGCGGCCCAGGCCGCGACCGCCGTCAGCACCAAGTCTGCCACGTGGGACGAAACGAACTACTTCGGCATGGGCGACTACCTGCTCAGTCACCAGCAGTGGGATGTGCCCTCGGCTCCGATTCATCCGCCGCTTGCGTACTACCTCGACAGCCTGCCCCTGCTCTGGGAGGACCTGGACAGGCGTGTGTGGAACTACTCTGCCGAGCCATCGAAAGACCTCGCGTTTCTCGGGGCGGCAGACATCGCCCGCGGGCAGGCGTTGTTGTCGTCAGAGGCCAACCGTGACGACCGGCTTCTGAACCGGGCGCGGTTCATGGTCATACTGCAGGCGCTCTTGCTGGGCTATGTCGTGTATCGCGTGGCCGCCGCCCTCTACGGCCTCGCCGCCGGCCTCATCGCGCTCGCGTTTTTCGCCCTCTGTCCCAACATGCTGGCCCACGGCGCGCTCATCACACCGGACATGACGCTGACCGTCTTCTGTTTCACCACGATGGCGCTGTTTCGACAGGCCCTGGTCCACGACACCAGGCGGTACCACGTGTTATCCGGGATCTCGCTCGGCCTGGCCCTGCTCTCGAAATTTCCGGCGCTGCTGCTGCTGCCGGTCGAAGCAATCATCCTGGGCTTCATGGCGTTCGGCGGCCGTCGACTGCCGATCAAAGGCCTGCTGCTCTCGGCGGCGTGCACGATCGCGGTGTTCCTGGTCGGCTATGGCCTGAACCCACAACCGTACCTGCAGGGACTCACCATTCAGAGCAGCGCAGCCGGTCACTGGTCGTACCTCATGGGCCAGCTCTCAAGCGAGGGCTGGTGGTATTACATCTTCGTGGCGTTTTTACTCAAGACGCCGATACCCCTCCTGCTCTGCTTCGGCGGCGCGCTCTTTCTGGTCATGGCGAAGCTGTTCCGGCGCACGATCACCCTGGACGACCTCATCCTGTGGCTCCCCATCGTCGCGTTCTTCGCCTTCTTCAGCGTTGAGCTGCGCTCGATCGGTCTGCGCTACGTGCTGCCCGTTTACCCGTTCATCTTTGTGGTGGCGGCGGGCGCACTCATGCACCTCAGCAGCCGGTTCAAATTCCTGTTGATCCTGCCGTTGCTGTGGTACCCCGTCACGGCGTGGACGACATGGCCGCATCATCTGGCGTACTTCAACGAGTTCGCCGGCGGTCCAGCACACGGCTACCGCTACCTGGTTGACTCAAATCTCGACTGGGGACAAGACCTCAAAGGCCTGAAGCAATTCATGGACAGCCGCGGGATCGACCGTGTCTATCTCAGCTACTTCGGCACCGATTCGCCCGATCGCTACGGCATCAAGTACGACTGGCTGCCGAGTTACCAGCTCAGAAACCCGAATCCGGCGGCGACCAGCATCAACATCCAGCGAAAGAGCTACGTCGCCATCAGCGTGACCAACCTCCAGGGTGTGTATCTCGAGCCACAGACGATGTTCCGATGGCTGGACAAATACACGCCTGTCGCGCGAATCGGCCATTCCATCTTCGTCTACTACATCGACTGA
- a CDS encoding RNA polymerase sigma factor — protein MNPTVTKTDRLFSEHRQGVFRYLCRLVGQSEPARDLTQEVFLRVTRAGVPDTDAGGERAWVFSVARNLGLNFLRDGARRPATGPMVERAAAPTQELAVALNQALEALADLDRDVFLMREVGGLNYDEIAVACDLTPAAVRSRLHRARQELRATLAPALRRTP, from the coding sequence GTGAACCCAACGGTGACAAAGACCGATCGCCTGTTCTCCGAACACCGGCAGGGCGTGTTCCGCTACTTGTGCCGGCTGGTCGGCCAGTCTGAGCCCGCCCGCGACCTGACGCAGGAGGTGTTTCTGCGCGTGACCCGGGCCGGTGTGCCCGACACCGATGCCGGCGGCGAACGTGCCTGGGTGTTCAGCGTGGCCAGGAACCTCGGCCTCAATTTCCTGCGCGATGGCGCGAGGCGGCCCGCGACAGGTCCGATGGTGGAGCGCGCGGCGGCCCCGACCCAGGAACTGGCGGTGGCCCTCAATCAGGCCCTTGAGGCGCTGGCAGACCTCGATCGTGATGTGTTCCTGATGCGTGAGGTCGGCGGCCTGAACTACGACGAAATTGCCGTGGCGTGTGACTTGACGCCGGCTGCGGTACGGTCCCGTCTGCATCGGGCACGCCAGGAGCTGCGGGCGACCCTGGCGCCGGCCCTGCGGCGCACGCCGTGA